In Anopheles gambiae chromosome 2, idAnoGambNW_F1_1, whole genome shotgun sequence, a single window of DNA contains:
- the LOC1277069 gene encoding eukaryotic translation initiation factor eIF1: protein MSIQNLNTFDPFADAIKGADYDVQDGLVHIRIQQRNGRKTLTTVQGLSAEYDLKKIVRACKKEFACNGTVIEHPEYGEVLQLQGDQRENICQWLTKSGLAKPEQLKVHGF, encoded by the exons ACCCATTTGCTGATGCAATAAAGGGTGCAGACTACGATGTGCAGGACGGTCTCGTGCACATAAGAATTCAGCAGAGAAATGGTCGCAAAACGCTAACCACTGTCCAGGGATTGTCGGCCGAGTACGACCTGAAGAAGATCGTGCGAGCATGTAAGAAG gaatTCGCATGCAATGGCACAGTAATTGAGCATCCTGAGTACGGCGAGGTACTACAGCTGCAGGGTGACCAGCGGGAGAACATTTGCCAGTGGTTAACCAAGTCCGGTCTCGCGAAGCCGGAACAGCTGAAGGTGCACGGTTTCTAA